Proteins encoded together in one Oceanobacillus iheyensis HTE831 window:
- a CDS encoding LysM peptidoglycan-binding domain-containing protein: protein MKFLKLLTLLAITLGVVLFSNEAHASSKYTVQTGDVLSEISKEHNVSVATLIEFNTFITDPDIIFAGQSITIPDAKGEKFTVTAYTAGHESTGKEPGDPAYGITASGTEVQEGQTIACPESMSFGTKVYIPYFDNTFTCEDRGSAVTEGDLDVYMSDVDEAIEFGVKELQVQY, encoded by the coding sequence ATGAAATTTTTAAAATTACTTACACTGTTGGCTATCACATTAGGTGTAGTACTATTTTCAAACGAAGCACATGCTAGCAGTAAGTATACGGTACAAACGGGAGATGTTCTGTCTGAAATCTCGAAGGAACATAATGTAAGTGTTGCAACATTAATAGAGTTTAATACATTTATAACAGATCCAGATATTATTTTTGCTGGTCAGTCAATTACAATTCCAGATGCAAAGGGTGAAAAATTCACAGTAACTGCTTATACAGCAGGTCATGAATCTACCGGTAAAGAACCGGGAGATCCAGCTTATGGTATTACCGCATCGGGTACAGAAGTGCAAGAAGGACAAACCATTGCTTGTCCAGAATCCATGTCATTTGGAACTAAAGTATATATACCATATTTTGATAATACATTTACATGTGAAGATAGGGGAAGTGCCGTAACTGAAGGAGACTTAGATGTATATATGTCAGATGTGGATGAAGCAATAGAATTTGGTGTAAAAGAATTACAAGTCCAATATTAG
- a CDS encoding PadR family transcriptional regulator: MENFNDDKWITQMKKGVYELAILLLVSKQDMYGYEINNALNNLPSVSLAAGSIYPILKRMVNKNWISFYWVDSEDGPRRKYYKITEEGESVAQKRISEYEELFDSLQSLRGGLYE, encoded by the coding sequence ATGGAAAATTTTAACGATGATAAATGGATTACACAAATGAAAAAAGGTGTTTATGAACTGGCTATTTTATTATTAGTCAGCAAGCAAGATATGTATGGTTATGAAATTAATAATGCGTTGAATAACTTACCAAGTGTGAGCTTGGCTGCGGGGTCCATCTATCCAATTTTAAAAAGGATGGTTAATAAAAACTGGATTTCCTTTTACTGGGTTGATTCTGAAGATGGTCCAAGACGTAAGTATTATAAAATAACGGAAGAAGGAGAAAGTGTTGCTCAAAAAAGAATTAGCGAGTACGAGGAGTTATTTGATTCATTACAAAGCTTAAGAGGAGGATTATATGAATGA
- a CDS encoding HAAS signaling domain-containing protein, whose amino-acid sequence MNEKDIFTIDDYLAQLESQLPNDIPKSEKDSQLLEIKSHLEEIVNENEERNVNRQEAEKLAINEFISADMLANQINSEYKNNKNKDFDSDDFRFKGSMGFLFSGMGLLLVSVFRGAFELEMTLVGLIAIAAVLFGLSSKSIRWTSERVDYIKTISKNLLYIILPMGAVTFMIRSFLDGAVNFTAFFFFLCFMFIVFAIIFYLRRLFYQKKLNI is encoded by the coding sequence ATGAATGAAAAAGACATATTTACTATTGATGATTATTTAGCTCAATTAGAATCACAATTACCAAATGATATACCAAAATCAGAGAAAGATTCACAACTTTTGGAAATCAAAAGTCATTTAGAAGAAATCGTGAATGAAAATGAGGAGAGAAATGTAAATAGACAGGAAGCTGAAAAGTTAGCAATTAATGAGTTTATTTCTGCAGATATGTTAGCGAATCAAATTAATAGTGAATACAAGAATAATAAGAACAAAGATTTTGATTCAGATGACTTTAGGTTCAAAGGGAGTATGGGTTTTCTTTTCTCTGGTATGGGATTACTACTAGTGTCAGTGTTTCGAGGAGCATTTGAGTTAGAAATGACACTTGTTGGCTTAATTGCTATTGCTGCAGTATTATTTGGTTTAAGTTCTAAGTCTATTCGATGGACAAGTGAAAGAGTAGATTATATAAAAACAATATCAAAAAATCTCTTATATATAATTCTTCCGATGGGTGCTGTTACATTTATGATTAGAAGCTTTTTGGATGGAGCAGTGAATTTTACTGCATTCTTCTTCTTTCTTTGTTTTATGTTTATAGTTTTTGCGATCATTTTTTACTTGAGAAGACTCTTTTATCAAAAGAAGTTAAATATTTAA
- a CDS encoding MerR family transcriptional regulator, which produces MTSYKNKKVITIGIVNELTGLSVRQIRYYEERGLIYPERSKNGTRKYSFSDIETLMNIAEQREEGVQTREIKHNMQKKKNKQKVKEEMLRGQINAHFHKK; this is translated from the coding sequence ATGACTTCATACAAGAACAAAAAAGTCATTACCATTGGAATAGTAAATGAATTAACTGGTCTTTCTGTACGACAAATTCGTTATTATGAAGAGCGGGGATTAATTTACCCAGAAAGATCGAAAAATGGTACTCGAAAATATTCCTTCTCTGATATCGAGACACTGATGAATATTGCAGAGCAGCGAGAAGAAGGTGTGCAAACTAGAGAAATAAAACATAATATGCAGAAAAAGAAAAACAAGCAAAAGGTTAAGGAAGAGATGCTCCGTGGACAGATTAACGCACATTTTCATAAAAAATAA
- a CDS encoding DUF5058 family protein — translation MEATMTVANSPIVWLFAFLVISVVAFQGIKFIFLALKTSPSVGMTKEETKSAIKVGAINAIGPSLGIIIVAISLIALLGEPLTLMRIGIIGSAGIEATGAQLATSSAGVDLGTSAFTNEVFTLVVWVLCLGGIGWLLVVTLFTKSLGKMQAKIVSKNKNKQFPIMIILSTAAMLGIFSNFVMDEMVKGVTSAAVIFASAIAMILVSLITKNIKKLKWLNEYSLGISIIVGLSVSFMMF, via the coding sequence GTGGAAGCAACTATGACTGTTGCAAATAGTCCTATTGTATGGTTATTCGCTTTCCTGGTTATTAGTGTGGTCGCTTTTCAAGGAATAAAATTTATTTTTTTAGCGTTAAAGACGAGTCCCAGTGTAGGAATGACGAAAGAAGAGACGAAGAGTGCAATTAAAGTTGGAGCGATAAATGCAATTGGACCTTCATTAGGTATTATTATTGTTGCGATATCATTAATTGCTTTATTAGGAGAGCCGCTTACCTTGATGCGCATCGGTATAATTGGGTCCGCAGGGATTGAGGCTACAGGGGCTCAGCTTGCAACTTCATCTGCAGGTGTTGACCTAGGGACATCAGCCTTTACGAATGAAGTATTTACATTAGTAGTGTGGGTATTATGCTTAGGCGGAATCGGATGGTTATTAGTTGTTACATTATTTACAAAGTCACTTGGGAAAATGCAAGCAAAAATTGTTAGTAAGAATAAAAATAAACAATTTCCAATCATGATTATTCTCTCAACAGCAGCGATGTTAGGTATCTTTAGTAACTTTGTGATGGATGAAATGGTAAAAGGAGTGACAAGTGCAGCTGTTATTTTTGCATCAGCTATTGCGATGATTCTTGTTTCTTTAATTACTAAAAATATCAAGAAACTCAAATGGTTAAATGAATACTCCTTAGGAATATCAATTATTGTTGGTCTGTCTGTTAGTTTTATGATGTTCTAA
- a CDS encoding amidohydrolase, with amino-acid sequence MSKKDILDWISTNEGVFTDIAKNIWENPQLAYDEDYASQLQIDTLKNEDFRIQPNIGGVPTAFVAEYGSEAPIIGVLGEFDALPGLSQTVSPTKEEIVADGPGHGCGHHLLGTAGVEAVIALKDYMKKEGIKGTIRYYGCPAEEVLSGKTYMAREGVFDDLDCCLTWHPGTSNFTVNQSMQAMVSVEFVFTGITAHAAAAPHAGRSALDAVELMNVGTNYMREHVLDGSRIHYVITNGGLAPNVVPDQAKVWYYLRAATKEQVNDMLRRVKKIADGAVLMTETEVESNILAFAYETLPNETLNDVMYENMMQSEISFTKEEETFATHLLESIDSEIVEMSKKQLRDQVDDLLPTHITNNKQLLGSSVGGSTDVGDVSWITPTGMVMTTCAPVGVQAHTWQATSAYGSSIGYKGMHLAAKTMALTLYDLFSNEELVVQAKEEFKQSTIDKPYKAGIPDDVKPPVKRKVDPVLASMK; translated from the coding sequence ATGAGTAAAAAAGATATTTTAGATTGGATAAGTACAAATGAGGGGGTTTTTACGGACATCGCGAAAAATATTTGGGAAAATCCACAATTAGCTTATGATGAAGATTATGCAAGCCAGCTACAAATAGATACGTTAAAAAATGAAGATTTCCGTATTCAACCTAATATTGGTGGGGTTCCTACTGCATTTGTAGCTGAATATGGGAGTGAAGCACCAATTATTGGTGTACTAGGCGAGTTCGATGCTTTGCCCGGTTTATCACAAACAGTATCACCAACAAAGGAAGAAATTGTAGCTGATGGACCAGGGCATGGATGTGGTCACCATCTATTAGGAACAGCTGGTGTTGAAGCAGTAATTGCATTAAAGGATTATATGAAAAAAGAAGGTATTAAAGGAACCATACGTTATTATGGGTGCCCAGCAGAGGAAGTACTTTCAGGTAAAACATATATGGCAAGAGAGGGTGTATTTGATGATTTAGATTGTTGTTTGACTTGGCATCCTGGTACATCAAATTTTACAGTGAATCAAAGTATGCAGGCGATGGTTTCTGTTGAATTTGTATTTACAGGGATAACAGCACATGCTGCTGCAGCACCGCATGCCGGAAGAAGTGCTCTTGATGCAGTAGAGTTAATGAATGTCGGTACAAATTATATGCGAGAACATGTTTTAGATGGATCACGAATTCATTATGTTATAACTAATGGTGGACTAGCTCCAAATGTTGTGCCCGATCAAGCGAAGGTATGGTATTACTTACGAGCTGCTACGAAGGAACAAGTGAATGATATGTTACGAAGAGTGAAAAAGATTGCAGATGGAGCAGTGTTAATGACAGAAACAGAAGTGGAATCAAATATCTTAGCATTTGCTTACGAAACACTTCCAAATGAAACATTAAATGACGTAATGTATGAAAATATGATGCAATCGGAGATATCATTTACGAAAGAAGAAGAAACATTTGCAACACATTTATTAGAAAGTATTGATTCAGAGATTGTAGAGATGTCGAAAAAACAATTACGTGATCAAGTAGATGATTTACTTCCGACACATATAACTAATAATAAGCAATTACTAGGGTCTTCAGTCGGAGGCTCAACGGATGTGGGGGATGTAAGTTGGATTACACCTACTGGAATGGTGATGACTACTTGTGCACCTGTTGGGGTCCAGGCACATACTTGGCAAGCCACTTCAGCTTATGGTTCTTCCATTGGCTATAAAGGGATGCATTTAGCAGCGAAAACAATGGCATTAACTTTATATGATCTTTTTTCAAATGAAGAGCTTGTTGTTCAAGCAAAAGAAGAATTTAAACAAAGTACAATAGACAAGCCTTATAAAGCTGGGATACCTGATGATGTTAAGCCACCAGTAAAAAGGAAAGTAGATCCTGTTCTTGCATCCATGAAGTAA
- a CDS encoding 2,3-dihydro-2,3-dihydroxybenzoate dehydrogenase codes for MEKKVAIVTGAAQGMGYEVFHALAVRGYVTIGIDIQEEKLQKIKDIAETDHLAAETFYADVSDSTRVNEIIDQVYKTYGRIDVLVNAAGVLSLGEVTTLSDEDWERTFAVNTNGVFHVSRAVCNRMKENKQGAVVTISSNAASVPRTSMAAYSASKAASLMFTKCLGLEMASHGIRCNIVSPGATDTEMQRAFWKEEADIEKGIKGIPEQYRVGIPLQKIASTTEITEAVLFLLSDSASHITMNNIVVDGGATLGAQ; via the coding sequence ATGGAAAAGAAAGTTGCCATTGTTACGGGTGCAGCTCAAGGAATGGGATATGAAGTATTTCATGCTTTAGCAGTGAGAGGTTATGTAACGATAGGAATTGATATCCAAGAAGAAAAGCTACAAAAAATTAAAGATATAGCTGAGACGGATCATTTAGCAGCTGAAACATTTTATGCTGATGTCTCTGATAGTACAAGGGTCAATGAAATTATTGATCAAGTATATAAAACCTATGGAAGAATAGATGTTTTGGTTAATGCAGCTGGAGTACTTTCACTAGGAGAGGTAACGACACTTTCCGATGAAGACTGGGAGCGAACATTTGCTGTAAATACCAATGGCGTTTTTCATGTTTCGAGAGCTGTATGTAATCGAATGAAAGAAAATAAACAGGGTGCAGTAGTGACTATTAGTTCCAATGCAGCGTCCGTACCGAGAACGTCAATGGCAGCTTACAGTGCTTCCAAAGCCGCTTCCCTGATGTTTACGAAGTGTCTAGGCTTAGAAATGGCGAGTCATGGAATTCGATGTAATATCGTATCACCAGGTGCGACGGATACAGAAATGCAGAGGGCATTTTGGAAGGAAGAAGCAGATATAGAAAAAGGAATAAAAGGTATTCCAGAACAATATCGAGTGGGTATTCCATTGCAAAAAATAGCGAGTACAACAGAGATCACTGAAGCAGTGTTATTCCTACTATCGGATAGTGCAAGTCATATAACCATGAATAATATTGTTGTAGATGGAGGAGCCACATTAGGTGCGCAATAG
- the dhbC gene encoding isochorismate synthase DhbC, with translation MSVKTLNEEQQLINQYSQEDYLLSFPSKCILGKGKAVELTNSEQNGLPFSKRIESLLHKGTLNGMENPIVIGALPFHQQDKGTLVIPEEIQQSEVQQIVDNSLSSDNVSSTHIQSIPSGKEYAKAVERVTKEIQQGKLEKAVLGRVLQIDVDKQPTISQLVQNLITHNHDKYNFALNTSEENKEKTLIGASPELLISKKGSIVVSNPLAGSRPRQKDPEKDVLMAQELRHSEKDLHEHKLVVQSVANALRPFCKELHVPKEPSIIHTETMWHLSTEIIGHLEDPFTQSIEIAENLHPTPAICGTPNDIALENIKQLEPFNREYFTGLIGWSDKNGDGEWAITIRCAEIEQNRIRMFAGAGVVQDSVPEEEKNETAAKLQTMLRVFGIDFYEEEGNGSC, from the coding sequence ATGTCTGTAAAGACGTTAAATGAAGAGCAACAATTAATTAATCAATATAGTCAAGAAGATTACTTATTGTCTTTTCCAAGCAAATGCATTTTAGGTAAAGGGAAAGCAGTTGAACTAACTAATTCGGAACAAAACGGATTGCCATTTAGCAAAAGAATCGAATCCCTTCTACATAAAGGAACATTGAATGGGATGGAAAATCCAATTGTTATTGGTGCTTTGCCATTTCATCAACAAGATAAAGGGACATTAGTTATACCAGAAGAAATTCAGCAATCAGAAGTACAACAAATTGTAGATAATTCATTGTCATCAGATAATGTCTCTTCAACACATATACAATCGATTCCCTCTGGTAAGGAATATGCAAAAGCAGTGGAGAGGGTTACGAAAGAAATTCAACAAGGAAAGTTAGAAAAAGCGGTTCTTGGCAGGGTTCTACAAATAGATGTAGACAAGCAACCAACTATTTCACAACTCGTTCAGAACCTAATTACACATAATCATGATAAGTATAATTTTGCCTTAAATACATCAGAAGAAAATAAAGAAAAAACATTAATTGGTGCTAGTCCAGAATTATTAATTTCCAAAAAAGGAAGCATCGTTGTTTCCAACCCTTTGGCCGGATCGCGTCCAAGGCAAAAAGATCCAGAAAAAGATGTATTAATGGCGCAGGAATTACGCCATTCAGAAAAAGATTTGCATGAACATAAGCTTGTTGTTCAGTCTGTAGCAAATGCATTGCGACCTTTTTGCAAGGAGTTACATGTACCAAAAGAACCATCTATCATTCATACAGAGACAATGTGGCATCTTTCAACAGAAATCATTGGTCATTTAGAAGATCCGTTTACACAATCAATTGAAATAGCTGAAAATTTGCATCCAACACCAGCGATATGTGGAACTCCAAACGATATTGCATTGGAGAACATTAAGCAGCTTGAACCATTTAACCGAGAATATTTTACCGGTTTAATTGGTTGGAGCGATAAAAATGGAGATGGTGAATGGGCGATTACAATTCGCTGTGCGGAGATAGAACAAAATAGGATTCGTATGTTTGCAGGTGCAGGAGTTGTACAAGATTCAGTCCCAGAAGAAGAAAAAAACGAAACGGCTGCGAAGTTACAAACGATGCTACGTGTATTTGGAATAGATTTTTACGAAGAGGAAGGGAATGGATCATGCTAG
- a CDS encoding (2,3-dihydroxybenzoyl)adenylate synthase: MLEGYKPWPENLRKYYQETGCWTGETFGGILEQQARDRKDSIAITDGEKSITYQQLDERVNKLAAGFMKLGIEKEDRVVLQLPNTIEFFEVCFALFRIGALPVFALPLHRKMEISYFCEFTAAKAYIIPDVFDKFDYRDLANEINNSIPTLEHTIVAGETDNFISLEELYMDDSASFPTITGSDLAFFQLSGGSTGLPKLIPRTHDEYIYSLRKSVEICRISQDTNFLAVLPVAHNFTMSSPGVFGVIYAGGKIILSKYPSPDVAFPLIEKEKVDFTSLVPPLAIVWLQAQKRTKADLRSLEVIQVGGAKCSVEVAKQIGPAFHCKLQQVFGMAEGLVNYTRLDDDDEVVIHTQGKPMSAYDEIRIVDEEDNELPVGETGQLQARGPYTIIGYFNVEDHNAKAFTSDGFYRTGDLVKLTEEGYLIVEGRDKDQINRGGEKIAAEEVENYILSLSGIHDVAMVSMPDKFLGERSCAFVIKNDEELTSNDIKDFLQHKGIANFKIPDRIEFVDRFPYTALGKVSKKNLRAMIKEKITQKSY; the protein is encoded by the coding sequence ATGCTAGAAGGGTATAAGCCATGGCCAGAGAATCTTAGAAAGTACTATCAAGAAACTGGTTGCTGGACGGGAGAGACTTTCGGAGGAATATTAGAGCAACAAGCTAGAGACAGAAAAGACAGTATTGCGATTACTGATGGAGAGAAATCCATTACGTATCAGCAATTAGATGAAAGAGTAAACAAACTAGCTGCAGGATTCATGAAATTAGGTATAGAGAAAGAAGATAGAGTAGTTCTTCAACTACCAAATACTATTGAATTTTTTGAGGTTTGTTTCGCGTTATTTCGAATTGGTGCTTTACCTGTTTTTGCTCTACCGCTGCATCGAAAAATGGAAATTAGTTATTTCTGTGAATTTACAGCAGCTAAAGCGTATATCATTCCAGATGTATTCGATAAATTTGACTACAGAGATCTAGCAAATGAAATAAATAACTCTATTCCTACTCTGGAGCATACGATTGTTGCAGGTGAAACAGATAATTTTATTTCATTAGAAGAATTATATATGGATGATTCAGCATCTTTTCCAACTATTACTGGAAGTGATTTAGCTTTTTTCCAATTATCAGGTGGAAGTACTGGATTACCTAAACTAATTCCGCGTACACATGATGAGTATATTTATAGTCTTCGGAAAAGTGTGGAAATATGTCGAATTAGTCAAGATACGAATTTCTTAGCGGTTCTACCTGTTGCACATAATTTTACGATGAGTTCACCAGGAGTTTTTGGTGTCATATATGCTGGTGGGAAAATTATTCTAAGTAAATATCCTAGTCCTGATGTGGCTTTTCCGTTAATAGAAAAGGAGAAAGTAGATTTCACATCATTGGTTCCACCATTAGCGATTGTATGGTTACAAGCGCAGAAAAGGACAAAAGCAGATTTACGTTCGTTGGAAGTCATTCAAGTTGGTGGAGCAAAATGCAGTGTTGAAGTTGCGAAACAAATTGGCCCGGCGTTTCACTGTAAATTACAGCAAGTATTTGGTATGGCAGAAGGCCTAGTAAATTATACGAGATTAGATGACGACGATGAAGTAGTTATTCATACACAAGGCAAACCGATGTCAGCGTATGATGAAATTCGTATTGTGGATGAAGAAGATAATGAGCTACCAGTAGGAGAAACAGGACAACTTCAAGCGAGAGGTCCATATACCATCATTGGTTATTTCAATGTAGAAGACCATAATGCAAAAGCTTTTACTTCGGATGGTTTTTATCGCACTGGAGATTTAGTCAAACTAACGGAGGAAGGGTATCTAATCGTTGAAGGAAGAGATAAGGATCAAATTAATCGTGGTGGCGAAAAAATTGCCGCAGAAGAGGTAGAAAATTATATCCTATCACTTTCAGGCATACATGATGTAGCAATGGTGAGTATGCCAGACAAATTTCTTGGAGAAAGGTCTTGTGCCTTTGTCATAAAAAATGATGAAGAATTAACGAGCAATGACATAAAGGATTTCTTACAGCATAAAGGAATAGCTAATTTTAAAATCCCAGATCGGATAGAATTCGTGGATCGTTTTCCATATACAGCACTAGGTAAGGTGAGTAAGAAAAACTTAAGAGCAATGATAAAAGAAAAAATCACACAAAAAAGTTATTAA
- a CDS encoding isochorismatase family protein: protein MSIPSIASYTLPTENELPKSKVDWKAEASRSVLLIHDMQQYFLDFYGQDSPLIQQLIQNISTIKETCTKLGIPTIYTAQPGDQNQEDRALLTDFWGPGLDDDIEQTKITDQLAPTEDDMVQTKWRYSAFKKSQLLEWMQENGKDQLIICGVYANIGCIVTAVEAFMSDIQPFIVADAMADFSKEQHEEALVFGAGRCARPLMMKQLIEDISSEETITVQSIKVQVAEMLEVSPDQLNEQDDLIESGLDSIRIMMLAEDWSSKGIDISFIEMIESPTLEAWYQKLVPEYETIQVK from the coding sequence ATGTCAATACCGTCTATAGCAAGTTATACATTACCAACAGAAAATGAATTACCAAAAAGTAAAGTGGATTGGAAAGCAGAGGCAAGCCGTTCCGTATTATTAATTCATGATATGCAACAATACTTTTTAGATTTTTATGGTCAAGATTCGCCTCTTATTCAACAATTGATACAAAATATATCGACGATAAAAGAGACATGTACAAAGCTTGGAATCCCTACAATTTATACTGCACAACCTGGAGATCAAAACCAAGAAGATCGAGCGTTACTTACAGATTTTTGGGGACCAGGTCTAGATGATGATATAGAGCAGACAAAAATTACCGACCAATTGGCACCAACGGAAGACGACATGGTACAGACGAAGTGGAGATATAGTGCATTTAAGAAATCACAACTATTGGAATGGATGCAGGAAAACGGGAAGGATCAATTAATCATTTGTGGTGTCTATGCCAATATTGGCTGTATTGTTACTGCGGTTGAAGCATTTATGAGTGATATTCAACCATTTATTGTTGCAGATGCGATGGCAGATTTTTCGAAGGAACAACATGAAGAAGCATTAGTGTTTGGAGCAGGACGTTGTGCAAGACCATTAATGATGAAGCAATTAATAGAGGATATTTCATCTGAAGAAACAATTACGGTGCAATCGATTAAAGTACAAGTAGCAGAAATGTTGGAAGTTTCACCGGATCAATTAAATGAGCAAGATGACTTAATTGAAAGTGGATTGGATTCGATTCGAATTATGATGCTAGCAGAAGATTGGAGTTCTAAAGGAATAGATATAAGTTTTATAGAAATGATTGAATCTCCTACGTTAGAAGCGTGGTATCAAAAATTAGTTCCAGAATACGAAACCATACAGGTAAAGTAA